One part of the Candida albicans SC5314 chromosome R, complete sequence genome encodes these proteins:
- the RBR1 gene encoding Rbr1p (Glycosylphosphatidylinositol (GPI)-anchored cell wall protein; required for filamentous growth at acidic pH; expression repressed by Rim101 and activated by Nrg1; Hap43-induced), which yields MKFSTTLLALTASIAAVMSADSSAAASGAASAASGAKSGATSAASGAKSGASSVASAAKSGVSSAASAAKSGASSATGGSSAAKSGSSSGAGFAPVAGAGSLAAIAGLLLL from the coding sequence atgaaattctCCACCACTTTATTAGCTTTAACCGCCTCAATTGCTGCTGTTATGTCTGCTGATTCATCAGCTGCTGCCTCTGGTGCTGCCTCGGCTGCTTCTGGTGCCAAATCTGGTGCTACCTCAGCTGCTTCTGGTGCCAAATCCGGTGCTTCGTCAGTTGCCTCTGCCGCTAAATCTGGTGTTTCTTCAGCTGCCTCAGCTGCTAAATCTGGTGCTTCATCTGCTACCGGTGGTTCATCTGCTGCCAAATCTGGCTCATCAAGTGGTGCCGGTTTTGCTCCTGTCGCTGGTGCTGGTAGCTTGGCAGCCATTGCTGgtcttttgttgttgtaa
- the RBR2 gene encoding putative lipase (Cell wall protein; expression repressed by Rim101; transcript regulated upon white-opaque switching; repressed by alpha pheromone in SpiderM medium; macrophage-induced gene): MRFAFTTVSLSLLLSSLVASDAASSDVQFLTALVGDYQDHKTDYIKFFATAKDVPGDLSTLATKVLTYTDDSYTTLLNDDSLNVSNLEAYATSLPWYSRIQADAGGKGSASGSASGSGSAKSTASAEKSSGSSASASSTAGGSSSKGGVSELVAPVGAVVGALAVALM, translated from the coding sequence ATGAGATTCGCTTTCACAACTGTATCATTATCCCTTTTATTGTCTTCTTTAGTTGCTTCAGATGCTGCATCATCCGATGTTCAATTCTTGACTGCTTTGGTAGGTGATTATCAAGATCATAAGACCGattatattaaattttttgcCACCGCAAAAGATGTTCCAGGTGATTTATCTACGTTGGCTACCAAAGTGTTGACTTATACTGATGATTCATACACAACTTTGTTGAATGATGATTCTTTGAATGTTTCCAACTTAGAAGCATATGCTACTAGTTTGCCATGGTATTCCAGAATTCAAGCTGATGCTGGTGGCAAAGGTTCTGCCTCCGGTTCTGCCTCTGGCTCTGGTTCTGCCAAATCAACTGCAAGTGCTGAAAAATCTAGTGGCTCAAGTGCTTCTGCTTCAAGCACTGCAGGTGGTTCCTCTTCTAAAGGTGGTGTAAGTGAACTTGTTGCCCCTGTTGGTGCTGTTGTTGGTGCTTTGGCAGTTGCTTTAATGTAA
- a CDS encoding uncharacterized protein (Ortholog of C. dubliniensis CD36 : Cd36_29750, C. parapsilosis CDC317 : CPAR2_205260, Candida tenuis NRRL Y-1498 : CANTEDRAFT_91782 and Debaryomyces hansenii CBS767 : DEHA2F19294g), which translates to MSERKKFSSRISSIFNYNSSNSVPTQSSIQNSGSHSKSIGAPRSTPSNSKPSGSTSSPRPLSKPLLNTNNSRSNASLVTSTSHNNSSVPVSSRTDTNRKIVSSKPSINTLESHTHSNNNNNNSNSNYHMNNNNNFNNDPYLNDNITSPVQRHNEGSIDPNQYCQQSPQYLNPLLKSPDSLESGPSKPTSPNPSINNRLRRKPPSDLDSFDFGMYGENNDGSDNETKGGTFDSPKSGTGITNDIIADLESDIDNFLKASSESGKEMPVVTRTNSSKHSSPFPSSSSDVADNSYINDLSLSRSKPVMGLADIVNDQDQQNEDFIEPSLSTPYPLDSPLITPIISPVESPQIIQNEFMPISSNDSPNLKHEFSTSGQTSPPNPFSSPVASGTPSITSPRKLRNLDLSTTPASPVASLISSTEGNGGEISQFPVSSTSRNTSQNYTTSRTPSAASRMHSARSPGNPQPSTQTPLSRTLTENSSAPIALSKSYTQKTYASNRSNPSQHRMSSSVGSIYSSNSYRNVNLAALKKTLNLKPGEGERSNYVLAIRKAAGTSYNESTRMKWKLPVGILPVDKSATKENSNGKYMKLAGNSLAASRKKTSGVELKHGHLKPRLLAAEIDEGDDSTAISLAKTPLTQSSVNLKVTETNSNKTVSSENSLMRTTTDVSVVTGDTNSIVTTTTDTNASGRGESSGNGLKRNESIASSNSSGSLSDKNFTNFGYYQHRSYKDDDEDIFADGVNRQASNDGDVTDEESNQINGYPKVSYMDANSIEQEEEDNDRPRLVLANPDYDSDDSS; encoded by the coding sequence ATGTcggaaagaaagaagttCAGTTCAAGAATCTCGTCGATATTTAACTATAATCTGTCAAATTCTGTACCTACCCAGtcatcaattcaaaatctgGGCTCACATTCTAAATCAATTGGCGCTCCAAGATCGACCCCATCAAATTCCAAACCATCTGGTTCGACCTCGTCTCCTAGACCATTGAGCAAGCCTTTGTTGAACACAAACAATTCAAGGAGCAATGCATCATTAGTTACTTCAACCCTGCATAACAATAGTAGCGTACCCGTATCATCAAGAACTGACACAAACAGAAAAATAGTATCGTCAAAACCTTCAATAAATACATTGGAATCACATACTCATagcaataacaataacaataatagcAATAGTAATTATCATatgaataataacaataattttaataatgatccttatttaaatgataaCATAACGCTGCCCGTGCAACGTCATAACGAGGGATCAATAGACCCAAACCAATACTGCCAACAATCCCCTCAATATTTAAATCCACTTCTAAAATCTCCCGACTCTTTAGAAAGTGGTCCTTCAAAACCAACCAGCCCTAATCCTTCCATTAACAATAGATTACGTCGGAAACCCCCAAGCGATTTGGACTCGTTTGACTTTGGAATGTATGGTGAAAACAATGATGGAAGTGATAACGAAACTAAGGGGGGCACGTTTGATTCACCAAAATCAGGGACTGGTATAACTAATGATATTATTGCTGATTTGGAAagtgatattgataatttcttAAAAGCAAGTAGTGAGAGCGGAAAAGAAATGCCAGTGGTGACCAGAACAAATTCAAGTAAACACTCGTCGCCATTTCCAAGTAGTTCAAGTGACGTTGCTGACAATAGCTACATAAATGATTTGAGTTTAAGTAGATCAAAGCCTGTTATGGGATTAGCTGATATTGTCAATGACCAGGATCAGCAAAATGAGGATTTCATCGAACCATCATTGTCGACCCCTTATCCCTTGGATTCCCCATTGATTACTCCTATAATTTCACCCGTGGAATCTCCACAAATTATccaaaatgaatttatgCCAATCAGCAGCAACGACAGTCCTAATTTGAAACATGAATTTTCAACTTCGGGACAAACTAGCCCTCCCAATCCATTTTCTTCACCAGTTGCTTCTGGGACACCTTCTATCACATCACCTAGGAAATTACGAAACCttgatttatcaacaacaccGGCAAGCCCCGTTGCAAGCTTAATATCTTCGACTGAAGGAAATGGTGGGGAAATTTCCCAGTTCCCAGTGTCGTCAACTTCAAGAAATACTTCACAAAACTACACAACTTCAAGGACTCCATCGGCTGCATCTCGTATGCATTCAGCAAGACTGCCAGGAAACCCGCAACCACTGACACAAACACCACTATCACGCACATTAACAGAAAATTCGTCAGCACCGATTGCACTTTCCAAATCTTACACACAAAAGACATACGCCAGTAATAGATCCAACCCTAGTCAACATCGTATGTCAAGCTCAGTTGGATCTATATACAGTTCTAACTCATATAGAAATGTGAATTTAGCTGCGTTAAAGAAAacattgaatttgaaaccTGGCGAAGGAGAAAGGTCTAATTATGTTTTGGCAATTAGAAAAGCGGCAGGTACATCCTATAATGAGCTGACACGAATGAAGTGGAAGTTGCCTGTGGGTATATTACCAGTTGACAAGTCTGCAACTAAAGAAAACTCTAATGGTAAATATATGAAATTGGCCGGTAATCTGTTAGCGGCTTCACGGAAAAAAACCAGTGGTGTCGAATTAAAACATGGTCATTTGAAACCAAGATTATTGGCTgctgaaattgatgaaggTGATGATTCAACTGCCATAAGTTTGGCCAAGACACCTTTGACCCAATCCTCAGTGAACTTGAAAGTGACAGAAACtaattcaaacaaaactGTTTCCAGTGAAAACTCATTAATGAGAACAACAACTGATGTTTCAGTAGTAACGGGTGATACTAATAGTATAGTTACGACAACCACTGATACCAATGCGAGCGGTAGAGGAGAAAGTAGTGGTAATGGACTTAAACGAAATGAATCCATCGCGTCAAGTAATTCATCTGGCAGTTTATCAGATAAAAACTTTACTAATTTTGGATATTACCAACACCGAAGCTATAAAGATGATGACGAAGATATTTTTGCTGACGGTGTCAACAGACAAGCATCCAATGATGGTGATGTGACAGACGAGGAAAGCAATCAAATAAATGGTTATCCAAAAGTCTCCTACATGGACGCTAATAGCattgaacaagaagaagaggacAACGATAGACCAAGGTTGGTTTTAGCCAATCCTGATTATGATAGTGATGACAGTTCATAG
- the SEC26 gene encoding coatomer subunit beta (Secretory vesicles coatomer complex protein) translates to MSDSGYTLIYEPNTATKVSVNEFKNLLEKGKDDVKVDTMKKILITILNGDPLPDLLMHIIRFVMPSRNKELKKLLYHYWEVCPKMDESGKMRHEMILVCNAIQRDLQHPNEYIRGNTLRYLTKLKEPELLETLVPNVRQCLEHRHAYVRKNAVFALWSIHKVSDHLAPDADELIYRFLYEENDSVCKRNAFVCLGDLNREAALQYIQDNISVIETLDPLIQLAFIEFIKKDSIQNPALKQQYAQLMTEIIESSSNVVMYEAANTLTVLTSNPQSILLAGNKFVELATRESDNNVKIITLERINQLHKQHPGVLQDLSLEILRVLSSQDLDVKKKALDVTLQFITTRNVEDVVKLLKKELQSTALSNDDKNADYRQLLINAIHQLAIKFVEVAANVIDLLLDSIADLNTTAAYEVITFVKEVVEKFPDLRDAILRRLILALPHVKSGKVFRGALWVIGEYALEESLIQESWKYIRGSIGEVPIIASELKSKKRDDTEESQEEETEYDGKPRRKGPVVLPDGTYATESALTSETTDSLESDSKTPIRKQILAGDFYLGAVLASTLVKLILRLQSLKQTQEKILNGLKAEALLIMVSILRVGESSLVSKKIDEDSADRILSYIKILNDEEDLQEIKTSFLEDTKDAFKAQINNAELKKAEALAKDLHDNAEQIDDAIVFRQLDKDNKKSKASVDDVAAASGSNELKKENLSSRLNKIIQLTGFSDPIYAEAFVKVHQYDVVLDVLLVNQTTTTLRNLSVEFATLGDLKVVDKPTTANIGPHGFYKVQTTIKVTSADTGVIFGNIVYDGQHSDDSRIVILNDVHVDIMDYIKPATCSESQFRKMWNEFEWENKITIKSPIETLKEYLDELMKGTNMQCLTPGAVIGEECQFLSANLYSRSSFGEDALANLCIEKQSDGPIIGHVRIRSKGQGLALSLGDRVASISRKGKKATIARV, encoded by the coding sequence ATGAGTGACAGTGGTTATACATTAATCTATGAGCCTAATACGGCTACGAAAGTATCTGtcaatgaatttaaaaatttgttgGAAAAGGGTAAAGATGATGTGAAAGTAGATACcatgaagaagattttgatTACCATATTAAATGGAGACCCCTTACCTGACTTGTTGATGCATATAATCAGATTTGTCATGCCTTCCagaaataaagaattgaaaaagttgttgtATCATTATTGGGAGGTTTGTCCAAAAATGGATGAATCAGGTAAAATGAGACATGAAATGATTCTTGTGTGTAATGCCATCCAACGTGATTTACAGCATCCAAATGAATATATTCGAGGCAATACTTTGAGATATTTGACGAAATTGAAAGAGCCAGAATTATTGGAAACTTTAGTTCCTAATGTCCGTCAATGTTTAGAACACCGTCATGCCTATGTCAGAAAAAATGCTGTTTTCGCATTATGGTCTATTCATAAAGTCAGTGATCATTTAGCTCCTGATGCTGACGAGTTAATTTACAGATTTTTGTATGAGGAAAACGATTCTGTTTGTAAAAGAAATGCTTTTGTTTGTCTTGGAGACTTGAATAGAGAAGCTGCTTTGCAATATATTCAGGATAATATTTCAGTTATTGAGACTTTGGATCCATTGATACAATTGGCTTTTATTGAGTTTATCAAAAAGGACTCTATTCAAAATCCAGCTTTAAAGCAACAATATGCCCAATTAATGAcagaaattattgaaagcTCTTCAAATGTTGTTATGTATGAAGCTGCTAACACGTTGACTGTTTTGACTTCAAACCcacaatcaattttgttgGCAGGAAACAAGTTTGTTGAATTGGCTACTAGAGAGTCTGATAATAACGTTAAAATTATCACTTTAGAGagaataaatcaattacacAAGCAACATCCTGGTGTGTTACAAGACTTGTCATTAGAAATTTTACGAGTTTTATCTTCCCAAGATTTGGAtgttaaaaagaaagctcTTGATGTTACTTTACAATTTATCACCACCAGAAATGTTGAAGATGTTGTTAAgttattgaagaaagaattgCAGTCTACAGCTTTATCCAATGATGACAAGAATGCAGATTATAGACAGTTGTTAATTAATGCCATCCATCAATTGGCTATTAAATTTGTGGAGGTTGCTGCCAATGTcattgatttattgttgGATTCTATAGCCGATTTGAATACCACTGCCGCCTACGAGGTTATCACATTTGTTAAAGAAGTTGTTGAGAAATTCCCAGATTTAAGGGACGCTATTTTGAGAAGATTGATTTTGGCTTTGCCACATGTGAAAAGTGGTAAAGTTTTCCGTGGTGCATTATGGGTTATTGGTGAGTATGCCTTAGAGGAATCATTAATACAAGAATCTTGGAAATATATTAGAGGAAGTATTGGTGAAGTACCAATTATTGCTAGTGAattgaaactgaaaaaGCGTGATGATACTGAGGAATCACAAGAGGAAGAAACCGAGTATGATGGTAAACCTCGCAGAAAGGGTCCAGTTGTATTGCCAGATGGTACCTACGCTACTGAGTCAGCATTGACAAGCGAAACAACTGACTCTTTGGAAAGTGACAGCAAGACTCCTATCAGAAAGCAAATTCTTGCTGGTGATTTCTACTTAGGTGCTGTATTAGCATCAACTTTGGTGAAATTGATTCTCCGATTGCAAAGTTTGAAACAAActcaagaaaaaattttgaacGGATTAAAAGCAGAAGCATTGTTGATTATGGTTTCGATTTTAAGAGTTGGGGAATCTAGCTTGGTTTCTAAGAAAATTGATGAGGATTCTGCTGACAGAATTTTGTCTTACATCAAGATTTTGAACGATGAAGAAGACCTTCAGGAAATCAAGACAAGCTTCCTTGAAGATACTAAAGATGCATTTAAAGCACAAATTAATAATGCTGAATTGAAGAAAGCAGAAGCATTGGCTAAGGATTTGCATGATAACGCTGAACAAATTGACGATGCAATTGTTTTTAGACAGTTGGATAAAGATAACAAAAAGAGTAAAGCTTCTGTGGATGATGTTGCTGCTGCGTCAGGAAGCAATgaattaaagaaagaaaatttgtCGTCGAGATTGAACAAAATTATACAATTGACTGGGTTTTCCGATCCTATTTACGCAGAGGCATTTGTCAAAGTTCATCAATACGATGTTGTGTTAGATGTCTTGCTAGTGAATCAAACCACAACTACTTTAAGAAACTTATCAGTTGAATTTGCTACATTGGGTGATTTGAAAGTGGTTGATAAACCAACTACCGCAAATATTGGACCTCATGGTTTCTACAAAGTTCAAACAACTATTAAAGTTACTTCGGCTGATACTGGTGTCATCTTTGGTAACATAGTGTATGACGGTCAACACTCGGACGATTCACGTATAGTTATTTTGAATGACGTTCACGTTGACATTATGGATTACATTAAGCCAGCCACTTGTTCAGAAAGTCAATTCCGTAAAATGTGGAACGAATTTGAATGGGAAAATAAGATAACCATTAAATCACCTATTGAAACATTGAAAGAGTACTTGGATGAATTAATGAAGGGTACAAATATGCAATGCTTGACACCGGGTGCGGTAATTGGAGAAGAATGTCAATTTTTATCAGCAAACTTGTACTCAAGGTCAAGCTTTGGTGAAGATGCATTGGCTAATTTATGTATAGAGAAACAGAGTGATGGACCAATAATTGGTCATGTCAGAATAAGATCAAAAGGTCAAGGTTTGGCTTTGTCATTGGGTGATAGAGTAGCTTCCATTTCAAGAAAAGGTAAGAAGGCAACTATTGCTCgtgtttaa
- a CDS encoding uncharacterized protein (Protein with a UV radiation resistance protein/autophagy-related protein 14 domain; Hap43p-induced gene; mutants are viable): MNPQFEINLPYVPPNIYKCVIKLWCQTNSDWKLLCLYKLNLRKMISVDNDLEILDLYKTNTLSLQLNDQWFTFQDMLNKSIVDKNPNVLPQPIQSYTFDSIRCLNNLSNSLQELAISKHNLMQQIKLYIGNLQDYKNINNINVVLNKLQFQVHKLKHDVNKLTLQNEQLNNKIYNIKQKINDLHNIIESFNTNTKEIIENKLELYDTEIQNMQVLQLSLQQQLNKYLKTNMKSIEFVFPIDNIDSTKFSILGFQFPQDHQELLAICYYNKSSIELKNSYYQPEFDSETQWHNFKTQQINAALSIIVQLMVLIADITNTDYKYKMVLQGNQSYIVDEISKDYPITKKTLGNGNGTSSYRFPLYYDSTTNEKVIMSSGNQSMIMNQEFEYGLKLLNKNLVILIDKIQSLMIGDGSGNYDSHVPIECLDNILWNLKYLELFMTV, encoded by the coding sequence ATGAATCctcaatttgaaatcaatttaccATATGTACCACCAAACATTTATAAATGTGTTATCAAACTTTGGTGTCAAACTAATAGTGATTGGAAATTATTATGTCTTTACAAGTTAAACTTGCGGAAAATGATTTCagttgataatgatttggaaattttaGATTTATATAAAACCAATACGTTAAGTTTACAACTTAATGACCAATGGTTTACTTTCCAAGATATGTTGAATAAAAGTATAGTTGACAAAAACCCCAATGTTTTACCTCAACCAATACAGTCATACACATTTGATTCGATTCGttgtttgaataatttatcCAATTCATTACAAGAATTAGCTATATCGAAACATAATTTAATGCAACAAATAAAACTCTACATTGGGAATCTACAAGACTATAAGAAcataaataatataaatgtGGTTTTGAATAAACTACAATTTCAAGTTCATAAACTAAAACATGATGTGAATAAATTAACTTTACaaaatgaacaattgaataataaaatttacaatatcaaacagaaaatcaatgatttgcataatataattgaaaGTTTCAATACCAATACCAAAGAGATTatagaaaacaaattagaATTATATGATACCgaaatacaaaatatgCAAGTATTACAATTAtcattacaacaacaattgaataaatatttaaagacaaatatgaaatcaattgagtTTGTATTCCCCATTGACAATATAGATTCGACaaaattttccattttAGGATTTCAATTCCCTCAAGATcatcaagaattattagcaatttgttattataataaatcgtcgattgaattgaaaaacctGTATTATCAACCAGAATTTGATAGTGAAACACAATGGcataattttaaaactcaacaaataaatgctgcattatcaattattgttcaattgatgGTACTAATTGCCGACATCACTAATACAGATTACAAGTATAAAATGGTTTTACAGGGAAATCAAAgttatattgttgatgaaatatCCAAAGATTATCCAATCACTAAAAAAACTCTTGGTAATGGGAATGGCACGAGCTCATACAGATTCCCCTTGTATTATGATTCTACAACTAATGAAAAAGTAATTATGTCACTGGGGaatcaatcaatgattatgaatcaagaatttgaatatggattgaaattattaaacaagaatttaGTGATCTTGATAGATAAAATTCAAAGTTTGATGATTGGTGATGGTTCAGGAAATTATGATAGTCATGTTCCCATAGAATGTCTAGATAATATTCTATGGAATTTAAAATATCTAGAATTATTCATGACAGTTTGA
- a CDS encoding uncharacterized protein (Protein of unknown function), with translation MNGIKPSNTNRNPYQGKLANLRSIRFYNLHLNVSDNVENNSNNAQTFTGPSEQQQLPSTRISNRRRSTINSIXE, from the coding sequence ATGAATGGCATAAAACCTTCTAATACTAACCGCAACCCATATCAAGGAAAACTTGCAAATTTGCGATCCATACGGTTCTATAATTTACATTTAAATGTTAGTGATAATGTGGAAAATAACTCAAACAATGCACAAACCTTTACTGGACCATCAGAACAACAGCAATTACCATCTAcaagaatttcaaataGACGTCGAAGTACAATAAATTCGATAGRRGAGTAA